In Bdellovibrio bacteriovorus, a single window of DNA contains:
- the rpmG gene encoding 50S ribosomal protein L33, with product MAKKSGRIIITLECTEARAEGKPVSRYTTTKNKTKTPGRLEKKKYNPNLKRHTVHRETK from the coding sequence ATGGCAAAAAAGTCAGGAAGAATCATCATCACTCTTGAGTGCACTGAAGCTCGCGCTGAAGGCAAACCTGTTTCTCGTTACACTACGACTAAGAACAAAACTAAGACTCCAGGTCGTCTTGAAAAGAAGAAATACAATCCAAACTTGAAACGTCACACAGTTCACAGAGAAACTAAGTAA
- the dcd gene encoding dCTP deaminase — protein sequence MILTDQQILECMEQGSIKVEPFRRECLGTNSYDVHLGKTLAVYEEKTLDARKHNKIRTFEIPEEGYVLMPDTLYLGVTLEYTETLKHVPFLEGKSSVGRLGIDIHATAGKGDVGFCNYWTLEISVKQPVRVYTGMPIGQLIYFEVKGDILTSYNVKPSAKYNDKKPIPVESMMWKNSF from the coding sequence ATGATTCTTACGGATCAGCAGATTCTCGAATGTATGGAACAAGGGTCTATTAAAGTAGAGCCCTTCCGCAGAGAGTGCCTAGGAACGAACTCTTATGATGTTCACTTGGGTAAAACACTCGCTGTCTATGAAGAGAAGACGCTGGACGCAAGAAAGCATAACAAGATTCGCACCTTTGAAATTCCTGAAGAGGGTTATGTCCTTATGCCTGACACCCTCTATCTTGGCGTGACTTTGGAGTATACTGAGACTCTGAAGCATGTCCCATTTTTAGAAGGTAAATCGAGTGTCGGTCGCCTAGGTATTGATATCCACGCTACGGCGGGTAAGGGCGACGTTGGTTTCTGCAATTATTGGACTCTGGAAATTTCGGTAAAACAGCCGGTTCGTGTTTATACTGGCATGCCGATTGGGCAGTTGATATACTTTGAAGTGAAGGGCGATATTTTAACGTCTTACAACGTTAAGCCTTCAGCGAAGTATAATGACAAGAAACCCATTCCAGTAGAGTCAATGATGTGGAAAAACTCATTCTAA
- a CDS encoding transposase, with product MRVRSYLAAVLTSVAVNTHAKTQTLNLKNLQAEGVSSIEEPKRSTPAQVYGQIRMEGMQYLTPIPETPNLTYSQLLSARLSALKETSWVDMVADISGGTFFSRGQSHFVVHEAYIANHGNTPLKVYAGRKKNGWSEMDRRWQMGLWQPKFAIDTLRPDEQGLTGLFADYNMRGWEVVAFATPVFIPSMGPDIREEGGGLVADSRWYRAPSRDFALNNRVNKIVYELDIPETAKLVGNGAVAMMGRLGSKDRGPWVVASAGHLPVNELILKRKIQMDASEGGVDVTVSPDLTYHDLYSVDMGYAFENVKTSVSYLQDEPTEKRPDADWAIQKLMPLKAYSAAIDFSLNNILTRTLAFQLEYLKVEGGGIVDIRSDGKPDDFTLFDARLKFTNALSFRVEGQLASIFRRPFVTRFKYLYDYDQRGSLLNTEFLYYPNQKWAVVLGGDVLGVQDENHNPSSFLNQYRANDRVYGGMTYVF from the coding sequence GTGAGGGTAAGAAGCTACCTTGCTGCGGTGCTGACGAGCGTTGCGGTAAACACACATGCGAAAACTCAGACCCTGAACTTGAAGAATCTTCAAGCTGAGGGAGTCAGCTCTATTGAAGAGCCGAAGCGTTCCACGCCTGCGCAAGTCTATGGTCAAATCCGCATGGAGGGAATGCAGTACCTCACACCCATTCCTGAAACTCCGAACCTCACATACAGTCAGCTTCTTTCCGCGCGACTTTCCGCCCTTAAAGAGACCTCTTGGGTCGACATGGTAGCCGATATCTCTGGCGGTACTTTTTTCAGTCGTGGACAGTCTCATTTCGTCGTGCATGAAGCTTACATCGCCAATCACGGAAACACGCCGTTGAAGGTCTATGCCGGTCGCAAAAAAAACGGCTGGAGTGAAATGGATCGCCGCTGGCAAATGGGGTTGTGGCAGCCGAAGTTTGCCATCGACACTCTTCGTCCCGACGAGCAAGGTTTGACCGGTCTTTTTGCAGATTACAATATGCGTGGCTGGGAAGTCGTGGCGTTTGCAACGCCTGTGTTTATTCCTAGCATGGGGCCTGACATCCGTGAGGAGGGTGGGGGCTTGGTGGCCGACAGCCGCTGGTACCGGGCTCCTTCCAGAGATTTTGCTTTAAATAACCGCGTAAACAAGATCGTCTATGAGCTCGATATTCCGGAAACTGCAAAGCTCGTAGGTAATGGCGCTGTCGCTATGATGGGACGCCTTGGAAGTAAAGATCGCGGTCCTTGGGTTGTTGCCAGTGCCGGTCATCTTCCCGTCAACGAACTGATTCTAAAACGTAAAATTCAAATGGACGCCTCAGAAGGCGGCGTGGATGTGACGGTTTCACCAGATCTGACATATCACGATCTTTACTCAGTCGATATGGGGTACGCCTTCGAGAATGTGAAGACCTCTGTTTCTTATCTTCAAGATGAACCTACGGAAAAACGTCCCGACGCCGATTGGGCGATCCAAAAGCTTATGCCTTTGAAAGCTTATTCTGCGGCGATTGATTTTTCATTGAACAATATTCTGACTCGCACTTTGGCTTTCCAACTTGAATACTTGAAAGTCGAAGGTGGGGGCATTGTGGATATCCGCAGCGATGGAAAGCCCGATGACTTCACGCTGTTCGACGCTCGTTTGAAATTCACCAATGCTCTTTCATTCCGTGTGGAAGGCCAGTTGGCTTCGATCTTCCGTCGTCCATTTGTGACTCGTTTTAAATATCTCTATGACTATGACCAACGGGGTTCTTTGTTGAATACCGAGTTCCTTTATTATCCCAATCAGAAGTGGGCCGTTGTCCTTGGTGGAGACGTACTGGGAGTGCAGGATGAAAATCACAATCCTTCAAGCTTCCTGAACCAGTACCGCGCCAATGACCGTGTCTACGGGGGCATGACTTATGTTTTCTAA
- a CDS encoding alpha/beta fold hydrolase produces the protein MAQNRNWILLRGLARGVGHWGSFVDKMKTKFPQDKIELIDLPGNGTRYSEKSPLKISEYVKDLRARSEFVKKGESFNILSVSLGAMVTVEWMREFPHEVKKSYLFCTSSSAHSPFYHRFYPMNFLRASKLLAASNNEALWEKTILEMVTNSHERREAEMLSLMAFTKNNPMNMENVFRQLLAASKYKFPKEAPGDIHLFGSHGDRLVSPQCTLRIGEKWGLKPTMHPWAGHDIPIDDPHWILEHLL, from the coding sequence ATGGCACAAAATAGAAATTGGATTTTATTGCGTGGCTTGGCTCGCGGAGTAGGGCACTGGGGATCTTTCGTCGACAAAATGAAAACGAAATTTCCGCAGGACAAAATCGAACTGATTGATCTTCCCGGAAATGGCACGCGCTATAGTGAAAAAAGTCCGTTAAAAATTTCCGAATACGTGAAAGATCTGCGGGCGCGTTCTGAGTTTGTAAAAAAAGGCGAGTCCTTTAATATTCTTTCTGTTTCTTTGGGTGCCATGGTGACTGTTGAGTGGATGCGAGAGTTTCCGCACGAAGTGAAGAAATCCTACTTGTTCTGTACCAGTTCGTCGGCGCATTCGCCATTTTATCACCGTTTTTATCCCATGAATTTCTTGCGTGCTTCAAAACTTCTGGCGGCTTCGAACAATGAGGCCTTGTGGGAAAAAACTATTCTGGAGATGGTGACCAACAGTCATGAACGTCGTGAGGCTGAAATGTTATCACTGATGGCTTTCACCAAAAACAATCCCATGAATATGGAAAACGTCTTCCGCCAGCTGTTGGCGGCTTCAAAGTACAAATTCCCCAAAGAGGCTCCCGGAGATATTCATCTTTTCGGAAGTCATGGCGATCGGCTGGTATCCCCGCAATGCACTTTGCGGATCGGCGAGAAGTGGGGTCTAAAACCCACAATGCATCCTTGGGCCGGGCATGATATTCCCATTGACGACCCGCATTGGATTCTAGAACACTTACTCTAA
- a CDS encoding M14 family zinc carboxypeptidase, with product MTTLPEIQQIEKRIQDLGTAVKSEILAYSEDQSLRFPIYKITFGSEDPQAPVLGFVGGVHGLERIGAQVCVALMNSLAELAVWDQTLQSTLKNIRVFFIPTVNPIGIYRKTRSNPRGVDLMRNAPVDGEQPARWVGGHRVSSRLPWYRGVEGAPMEVEAQAMVQAVQEEIKHSPLALTLDLHSGFGFQDRLWFPYAKTVKPFPDLPMTYSLKNLLDRTYPHHFYRVEPQAQSYTTHGDLWDYIYDEHLKTAAGHQKYLPLCLEMGSWMWVKKNPWQIFRSDGPFNPLKGHRHRRTLRRHNTLMEFLIRAVASPQAWANMNGEQEKEWALKAQELWYGTK from the coding sequence ATGACCACACTTCCTGAAATTCAGCAAATTGAAAAACGAATCCAGGATTTGGGGACGGCCGTCAAATCAGAAATTCTTGCCTACAGCGAAGATCAGTCTTTGCGTTTTCCAATTTATAAAATCACTTTTGGCAGTGAAGATCCCCAAGCTCCGGTCCTTGGATTTGTGGGCGGCGTCCACGGCCTAGAGCGTATCGGTGCCCAGGTGTGCGTGGCATTGATGAATTCTTTGGCGGAACTTGCGGTCTGGGATCAAACTCTGCAAAGCACCTTAAAAAATATTCGTGTGTTTTTCATCCCGACCGTGAATCCCATCGGCATATATCGCAAAACAAGATCCAACCCCCGCGGAGTAGACTTGATGCGAAACGCCCCCGTTGATGGTGAGCAGCCGGCTCGCTGGGTGGGCGGTCATCGTGTCAGTTCTCGTTTGCCTTGGTATCGCGGAGTTGAAGGCGCACCGATGGAAGTGGAAGCGCAAGCGATGGTGCAAGCCGTGCAAGAAGAGATTAAACACAGCCCTTTGGCACTCACTTTGGATTTGCACTCGGGCTTCGGTTTTCAAGATCGACTTTGGTTTCCCTATGCGAAAACAGTGAAGCCATTTCCGGATTTACCGATGACCTATTCCCTTAAAAATTTGTTGGACCGCACATACCCCCATCATTTTTATCGTGTCGAACCTCAGGCGCAAAGTTACACGACTCATGGGGACTTGTGGGATTATATTTACGACGAACACTTAAAAACTGCTGCCGGCCATCAGAAATATCTGCCGTTATGTCTAGAGATGGGTTCGTGGATGTGGGTAAAAAAGAACCCATGGCAAATCTTCCGTTCTGACGGGCCTTTTAATCCTTTGAAAGGACATCGTCATCGTCGCACTCTTCGTCGACACAATACCTTGATGGAGTTTTTGATCCGCGCAGTGGCTTCTCCGCAGGCGTGGGCTAATATGAATGGCGAACAAGAAAAAGAATGGGCGTTGAAAGCTCAGGAGCTTTGGTATGGCACAAAATAG
- a CDS encoding DUF1338 domain-containing protein, whose product MMSLETLLQKMWVDYCELNPAAKRIHDIFTQEGENVLNDHIALRTFNHPRLGIESLAQHFKKYGYVEKGEYTFVEKKLYAKHYEHPNEDMPKIFISELELEKVSPFIRETVNKLVEQLPDSLIQSESFPMCGRPWKTSFELYSQLAKESEYASWVAAYGFRPNHFTVNINKLKKFEDIVQLNDFIKSKGYTLNKAGGEVKGTPADYLEQSSTMASEIPVKFDDGSTHNIPGCYYEFAKRYPLANGKLYQGFVAKSADKIFESTNKVN is encoded by the coding sequence ATGATGAGTCTAGAAACTCTGCTTCAAAAAATGTGGGTCGACTATTGTGAACTCAACCCTGCCGCAAAACGTATTCATGACATTTTCACTCAAGAAGGCGAAAATGTGCTTAATGACCACATTGCCCTTCGCACCTTCAATCATCCCCGCTTAGGCATCGAGTCTTTGGCTCAGCACTTTAAAAAATATGGTTATGTCGAAAAGGGTGAATACACTTTCGTTGAAAAAAAGCTTTACGCAAAACACTATGAGCACCCCAATGAGGACATGCCTAAAATCTTCATCAGCGAACTTGAGCTTGAAAAAGTTTCTCCGTTCATTCGCGAAACTGTGAATAAACTGGTCGAACAATTGCCGGATTCTTTAATCCAGAGCGAATCCTTCCCTATGTGCGGACGTCCTTGGAAGACTTCTTTTGAATTGTATTCGCAGTTGGCCAAAGAAAGTGAATACGCTTCTTGGGTGGCGGCCTATGGCTTCCGTCCGAATCACTTCACGGTGAATATCAACAAACTTAAAAAGTTTGAGGACATCGTCCAGTTGAATGATTTCATCAAGAGCAAAGGCTACACCTTGAATAAGGCTGGCGGTGAAGTGAAGGGAACTCCTGCGGACTACCTAGAGCAAAGCTCTACAATGGCGTCAGAAATTCCTGTGAAGTTTGACGACGGCAGCACTCACAATATTCCTGGCTGCTATTACGAGTTCGCAAAGCGCTATCCACTTGCGAACGGTAAGTTGTATCAAGGATTTGTCGCGAAATCCGCCGACAAGATTTTTGAAAGTACAAACAAGGTCAACTAA
- a CDS encoding HD-GYP domain-containing protein produces MSSSWGDIPPWAYEAAQALMQSLKAVDPATYAHCCRVGEMSRKLARDAGLNEYQQKLAEFSGLFHDIGKIGVPQSIIAKPGKLDDQEHLVMQSHPVMSEEIIKPLARHPFFSEILPAIRGHHERVDGTGYPDKKRGDEVPLLARIILVVDTYDAMSETRAYRKGLPLDVVYAELKRCSGTQFDPQLVQTFLQAHKHWGQQEADKETFDKLIKRVA; encoded by the coding sequence ATGTCGTCTTCCTGGGGTGACATTCCGCCGTGGGCTTATGAAGCTGCACAGGCCTTAATGCAATCATTGAAAGCTGTAGACCCAGCGACGTATGCGCATTGTTGCAGAGTCGGTGAGATGTCGCGCAAACTCGCGCGTGATGCCGGCTTAAACGAATATCAGCAAAAGCTTGCTGAGTTTTCGGGCCTTTTCCACGACATCGGTAAAATCGGTGTTCCTCAAAGTATTATCGCTAAACCTGGTAAGCTTGATGATCAAGAGCATTTGGTCATGCAGAGTCATCCGGTGATGAGTGAAGAGATCATTAAACCATTAGCCAGACATCCCTTCTTTTCTGAAATCCTTCCTGCGATTCGTGGTCACCATGAACGTGTGGATGGAACAGGGTATCCCGATAAAAAGCGGGGAGACGAAGTTCCGTTGCTTGCGCGCATTATTTTGGTTGTCGACACTTATGATGCCATGTCGGAAACCCGTGCTTATCGCAAGGGCCTTCCTTTGGACGTGGTCTATGCAGAGTTGAAACGTTGTTCGGGCACTCAATTTGACCCGCAACTAGTTCAGACATTCTTGCAGGCCCACAAACATTGGGGCCAGCAAGAGGCGGATAAAGAGACGTTTGATAAGCTTATCAAACGTGTTGCTTAG